One Bifidobacterium angulatum DSM 20098 = JCM 7096 DNA window includes the following coding sequences:
- a CDS encoding sugar transferase, which translates to MTQANSTALKDTSWQQLVNVAYWRFFVNAALTVCDMAAFVLASVIVLMARNEAALYSARFHFHINLAVYVIVCALIWALCMHSVGVYHRHVMGDGYQLNLLLFKGAVLAGIMVCAVDYILNSYISLLSTALIMVCALLITMAERFVIRRLVLFGREKGAYSYATVVVGSCEGIEHALRFLSQKQQLNYRTVAVCPIGLNAQTGHIEAASAPEEFMQEIRRIGGKEIPVLAYGGDLAERAVAMGAQTVMVTDVLQRFSDNFNTFALSLESMNLEIALVTSAADASGHETNVRVIHGATVMTICLSQYSPAVMLQKRVFDVVVSLLALVGTAIITVPVAIAIKVTDGGPIFYTQTRVGRRGKPFKMIKFRSMVVNADKMKAELAAETGQKGRFIFKMKDDPRVTKVGKFIRKFSIDEFPQFLNVLKGDMSVVGPRPPLPEEVAQYNQTYATRMLVKPGITGPWQVSGRSNLSKEESESLDVSYVQSWSVLGDIVLLFRTVGAVITHKGAY; encoded by the coding sequence ATGACGCAAGCCAATAGCACCGCACTGAAAGACACATCGTGGCAGCAGCTGGTGAATGTTGCGTATTGGAGGTTCTTCGTCAATGCGGCATTGACTGTTTGCGATATGGCCGCGTTTGTGCTCGCTTCGGTGATTGTGCTTATGGCGCGCAATGAGGCGGCGCTGTATTCCGCTCGTTTCCATTTCCATATCAATCTGGCCGTGTATGTGATTGTGTGCGCGCTGATTTGGGCGCTGTGCATGCACAGCGTGGGCGTGTATCACCGGCATGTGATGGGTGACGGCTACCAGCTGAACCTGCTGCTGTTCAAGGGCGCGGTGCTCGCCGGCATTATGGTGTGCGCGGTCGATTATATTCTCAACTCGTATATTTCCCTGCTTTCCACGGCGCTGATCATGGTGTGCGCGCTGCTGATCACCATGGCTGAGCGGTTTGTGATTCGCCGCCTGGTGCTGTTCGGCCGTGAGAAGGGCGCCTACTCGTATGCCACGGTGGTTGTTGGCTCGTGCGAGGGCATTGAGCATGCGTTGCGTTTTCTGAGCCAGAAGCAGCAGTTGAATTACCGCACGGTGGCGGTGTGCCCGATTGGCTTGAATGCGCAGACCGGGCATATTGAGGCTGCCAGCGCACCCGAGGAGTTTATGCAGGAGATTCGCCGGATTGGTGGTAAGGAGATTCCCGTGCTGGCGTATGGCGGCGATCTGGCCGAACGTGCTGTGGCCATGGGCGCACAAACCGTGATGGTGACGGATGTGCTGCAGCGTTTCTCCGACAATTTCAATACGTTTGCGTTGAGTCTTGAATCCATGAACCTGGAGATTGCGCTGGTTACCTCTGCCGCTGATGCGAGCGGCCATGAGACGAATGTGCGTGTGATTCATGGCGCTACGGTGATGACCATCTGTCTGTCGCAGTATTCGCCGGCTGTGATGCTGCAGAAGCGTGTGTTCGACGTTGTGGTCTCGCTGCTCGCATTGGTGGGTACGGCCATCATCACTGTTCCGGTGGCCATTGCCATCAAAGTGACCGATGGCGGGCCGATCTTCTATACGCAGACCCGTGTAGGCCGCCGTGGCAAGCCGTTCAAGATGATTAAGTTCCGTTCCATGGTGGTGAATGCCGACAAGATGAAGGCTGAGCTGGCTGCGGAGACTGGGCAGAAGGGTCGTTTCATTTTCAAGATGAAGGACGATCCGCGAGTCACCAAGGTGGGCAAGTTTATCCGCAAGTTCTCCATCGATGAATTCCCCCAGTTCCTCAATGTGCTCAAGGGAGATATGAGCGTGGTGGGCCCGCGCCCGCCGCTGCCCGAGGAAGTGGCTCAATACAACCAAACATACGCTACCCGTATGCTGGTCAAGCCCGGTATTACCGGCCCCTGGCAGGTGTCAGGCAGATCCAACCTGAGTAAGGAGGAGTCGGAGTCTTTGGATGTCAGCTACGTGCAAAGCTGGTCTGTGTTGGGAGACATAGTGCTGCTTTTCCGCACAGTCGGTGCAGTCATCACTCATAAGGGTGCATACTAA
- a CDS encoding DUF5719 family protein, translating into MTSNSTAARVLRVIAAIITSLILVGALAFMGVANMPQWLVDPANGSSATSHRVVQERLESYCGERMQLPDSTDWGDSDYRASEGNVSSSASFAAFGTVHAASVSPFEVAGAQTANLSGPANADSDNGMTYRDDNGYPRLFDANLLKADAKSGQAGILASQASEGDLRGISAATCVVPAISQAFLLPSTGTGSNQQLVLANPSSKPTTVSVEVYGTKNVGKMSLATSGNVTVRGNGQSTMDLSAAAPGQDGLYVKVTSESTAVAASVRVLVMDGLTPKGSDFAMPLGTEGTSNLIPSVRKGDKTTLYLYGRKNATVRASWVSGNGLISLGTFDIRGQQVSAIDLGSVPSGVSGIQLDSDDVFLAQAKVTANGGDGQEDFALLPAVAPEKRSAIALPDGYDLSLTLANTSNAKTTATVAFMNDDGSMRQGKQVTIKANSAMTMDTQGVAAVVACKDDTVAWGLRLGADALAGKKVAGVSVVGPTKLGVRVARITSTNSLSLVR; encoded by the coding sequence ATGACATCGAATTCAACCGCTGCTCGCGTGCTGCGCGTCATCGCCGCCATCATCACCTCGCTGATCCTGGTGGGCGCGCTCGCCTTCATGGGTGTGGCGAATATGCCCCAGTGGCTGGTCGACCCGGCGAATGGCAGTTCCGCAACCTCGCATCGTGTGGTGCAGGAACGTTTGGAATCGTATTGCGGGGAACGCATGCAGCTGCCGGATTCCACCGATTGGGGCGACAGCGACTACCGCGCCTCCGAAGGCAATGTCTCGTCTTCCGCCAGTTTCGCCGCGTTCGGCACCGTGCATGCCGCGTCCGTCAGCCCATTCGAGGTCGCGGGCGCTCAAACCGCCAACCTGTCAGGACCGGCCAATGCCGACAGCGATAACGGCATGACCTACCGCGACGACAACGGCTACCCGCGCCTGTTCGACGCGAACCTGTTGAAGGCCGACGCCAAATCAGGCCAGGCGGGCATTCTGGCTTCCCAGGCTTCGGAAGGCGATCTGCGCGGCATCTCTGCCGCTACCTGCGTGGTGCCGGCCATCAGCCAGGCGTTCCTGCTGCCCTCCACTGGCACGGGTTCCAACCAGCAGCTCGTATTGGCGAACCCGTCGTCCAAGCCCACCACGGTAAGCGTGGAGGTATATGGCACGAAGAACGTGGGCAAGATGAGCCTGGCCACGTCGGGCAACGTTACCGTGCGCGGCAACGGGCAGTCCACCATGGACCTGTCCGCCGCGGCCCCCGGCCAGGACGGACTGTATGTGAAGGTGACCAGCGAATCCACTGCGGTCGCGGCGAGCGTGCGCGTGCTGGTAATGGACGGCTTGACGCCTAAGGGATCCGATTTTGCCATGCCGTTGGGCACCGAGGGCACGTCGAATCTGATTCCTTCGGTCAGGAAGGGCGACAAGACCACCCTGTACCTGTATGGCAGGAAGAACGCCACGGTTCGAGCCTCGTGGGTGAGCGGCAACGGTCTCATCTCGTTGGGCACGTTCGATATCAGAGGCCAGCAGGTCAGTGCCATCGACTTGGGCAGTGTGCCGTCCGGCGTGAGCGGCATCCAGCTGGACAGCGACGACGTGTTCCTGGCTCAGGCCAAGGTGACGGCCAATGGCGGCGATGGTCAGGAGGATTTCGCCCTGTTGCCTGCCGTGGCTCCCGAGAAGCGTTCCGCCATAGCCCTGCCGGACGGCTACGATCTGTCACTCACCTTGGCCAACACCTCCAATGCCAAAACCACCGCCACCGTGGCGTTTATGAACGATGACGGTTCGATGCGGCAGGGTAAGCAGGTAACCATCAAGGCCAATAGCGCCATGACCATGGACACGCAGGGCGTGGCGGCCGTGGTGGCATGCAAAGACGATACGGTTGCCTGGGGCTTGCGGCTTGGAGCCGACGCGTTGGCGGGCAAGAAGGTCGCCGGCGTGTCCGTGGTCGGGCCGACCAAGCTTGGGGTGCGCGTGGCGCGTATCACCTCGACCAACAGCCTGTCACTGGTGCGCTAG
- a CDS encoding MDR family MFS transporter, which translates to MARALTHEESYVNGKLTRPALVSISILTFITFVGNFTQLQLSSALPTIVADFHISVTTGQWLTSVFQLVMGVMVPLTAFLTRRFSTRQIVICSMVVFTLGSALAWLGPTFVLVLLGRLLEAVGTGVMWPVLQITVFSIYPLSRRGVAMGTVGMAMSVAPALGPTIGGWQTDMTGWRSIFLTLTVIGVASVLLAVCFLHNFGESDRTAHADFFSVVLSIFGFGGLMFGFTNIEAYPFTNPMVWCAMLIGVLGIIWFVARQFIAPCEPGSNVMKRLVARSPKVEVPLLDLHVLRNKSFTVGTMTAALAFFAFSSIMVIIPLYIQNDRGYSAMMSGLIMLPGAIGQCIAQFGGGRALDRFGARPVALVGTTILLLGTLGMSLIGPHTWIWWVSICQFTRQIGMGFVLMPVTTWSLNCLASHEVAAGSAVTNTVRQIAGAMGAPILVIVMESIAATRTAALGGGHAAAIAGSIFGVQSVLRLSTLIVAVMLVIVFLGVRGEGAGSARDLARRTVAKLHK; encoded by the coding sequence ATGGCACGGGCACTGACCCACGAGGAATCATACGTGAACGGCAAACTGACCCGCCCCGCATTGGTGTCCATCTCGATCCTGACGTTCATCACATTCGTTGGCAACTTCACGCAGCTGCAGCTCAGCTCCGCACTGCCCACCATCGTGGCCGACTTCCACATTTCCGTAACCACCGGCCAATGGCTCACATCCGTGTTCCAGCTGGTCATGGGCGTGATGGTGCCGCTCACCGCGTTCCTGACGCGCCGCTTCTCCACACGCCAGATCGTAATCTGCTCCATGGTGGTGTTCACACTCGGTTCGGCACTGGCCTGGCTTGGCCCCACATTCGTACTGGTGCTGCTGGGCCGTTTGCTCGAAGCTGTGGGCACCGGCGTGATGTGGCCGGTACTGCAGATCACCGTGTTCTCCATCTACCCGCTGTCACGCCGTGGCGTGGCGATGGGCACCGTGGGCATGGCGATGAGCGTGGCTCCGGCGCTTGGCCCGACCATCGGCGGCTGGCAGACCGACATGACCGGCTGGCGCTCCATCTTCCTTACGCTCACGGTGATCGGCGTGGCCTCGGTGCTGCTGGCCGTATGCTTCCTGCATAATTTCGGCGAATCTGACCGCACGGCGCATGCGGACTTCTTCTCCGTGGTGCTGTCGATATTCGGCTTCGGAGGGCTGATGTTCGGCTTCACCAACATCGAGGCGTATCCGTTTACGAACCCGATGGTGTGGTGCGCAATGCTGATTGGAGTGCTGGGCATCATATGGTTTGTGGCCCGCCAGTTCATCGCACCATGTGAACCGGGTTCCAACGTGATGAAGCGGCTGGTCGCACGCTCCCCCAAGGTGGAAGTGCCGCTGCTCGACCTGCATGTGCTGCGCAACAAAAGCTTTACAGTGGGCACGATGACGGCAGCGTTGGCGTTCTTCGCGTTTAGCTCGATCATGGTGATCATTCCGCTCTACATTCAAAACGACCGCGGCTATTCGGCCATGATGAGCGGCCTGATCATGCTTCCAGGCGCGATCGGCCAGTGCATCGCACAGTTTGGTGGCGGGCGTGCGCTCGACCGTTTCGGTGCACGCCCCGTGGCATTGGTCGGCACCACGATTCTGCTGCTCGGCACACTCGGCATGAGCCTGATCGGGCCTCACACATGGATCTGGTGGGTGTCGATCTGCCAGTTCACACGCCAGATCGGCATGGGATTCGTGCTGATGCCGGTAACTACATGGTCATTGAACTGTCTCGCCTCACATGAGGTTGCCGCAGGATCGGCGGTAACGAACACGGTACGCCAGATCGCGGGTGCCATGGGTGCGCCGATTCTGGTGATCGTCATGGAATCAATCGCCGCGACACGTACCGCCGCGTTGGGTGGCGGGCATGCGGCTGCGATTGCGGGCAGTATTTTCGGCGTGCAGTCGGTGCTGCGCCTCAGCACGCTGATCGTGGCGGTGATGCTGGTGATCGTGTTCCTCGGTGTGCGCGGCGAGGGTGCCGGTTCGGCACGTGACCTGGCGCGCAGGACCGTCGCCAAGCTGCACAAATGA
- a CDS encoding glycosyltransferase family 4 protein produces the protein MKIAFIGHKRIPSREGGIEIVVDELATRMVDRGHQVIAYNRSGHNVAGSEFDGVANGHGKRFSYHGVNVVSVPTIEGKGLAALSSSFFATLQAIKAKPDVIHYHAEGPCVMLRLAHWAGIRTVATIHGLDWQRAKWGKFASMYLKLGERTAARCADEVIVLSRGVQEYFQRTYGRSTRLIPNGIEPVESVAADLIAKKWGLVKDSYVLFLGRIVPEKGVHYLIDAFKRLDTGKRLVIAGGASDSAEYYESVRKAAGSDPRIVLAGFTQGAELAELYSNAYAYVLPSDLEGMPMSLLEALSYGNCCLTSDIPECADVLRGEDGVMHGVTFREGDVDDLAARLQELLDHPDTVAAFGKDAAAYVTGRYNWDAITRQTLNTYKGEDQ, from the coding sequence TTGAAGATTGCATTCATTGGGCATAAACGCATCCCCTCCAGGGAGGGTGGCATTGAGATCGTGGTCGATGAGCTGGCTACGCGAATGGTTGATCGTGGACATCAGGTCATTGCATATAACCGTAGCGGGCATAACGTCGCCGGATCCGAATTCGATGGCGTGGCCAATGGGCACGGCAAACGATTCTCCTATCACGGGGTGAATGTTGTTTCCGTTCCCACCATTGAAGGCAAGGGACTTGCCGCACTATCCTCTTCCTTTTTCGCCACACTACAAGCTATCAAGGCTAAACCGGACGTGATCCACTATCATGCCGAAGGCCCCTGCGTCATGCTGCGTCTGGCGCATTGGGCGGGCATTCGCACGGTAGCGACCATTCATGGTCTTGACTGGCAGCGTGCCAAATGGGGCAAGTTCGCCTCCATGTACCTGAAGCTCGGCGAGCGGACGGCGGCCAGGTGCGCGGACGAGGTGATAGTGCTGAGCCGCGGCGTTCAGGAGTACTTCCAACGGACGTACGGCCGGTCCACGCGTCTGATCCCGAACGGCATCGAGCCGGTGGAGTCGGTGGCTGCGGACCTGATCGCGAAGAAGTGGGGGCTGGTGAAGGACTCCTACGTGCTGTTCCTGGGGCGCATCGTTCCGGAGAAGGGCGTGCATTACCTCATCGACGCGTTCAAGCGCCTGGACACCGGCAAGAGGCTCGTGATCGCTGGCGGCGCATCGGATTCCGCCGAATACTACGAGTCGGTCAGGAAGGCAGCTGGATCGGATCCGCGTATCGTGCTTGCCGGGTTCACGCAGGGCGCGGAGCTGGCGGAACTGTATTCCAACGCGTACGCGTACGTGCTGCCCAGCGATCTGGAGGGCATGCCGATGAGCCTGCTCGAGGCGCTGAGCTACGGGAACTGCTGCCTGACCAGCGACATCCCCGAATGCGCCGACGTGCTCAGGGGCGAAGACGGCGTCATGCACGGCGTGACGTTCCGCGAGGGCGACGTGGACGACCTCGCGGCAAGGCTCCAGGAGCTCCTCGACCACCCAGACACGGTCGCCGCGTTCGGAAAGGACGCAGCCGCATACGTCACCGGCCGCTACAACTGGGACGCCATCACCCGACAAACACTCAACACCTACAAAGGAGAAGATCAATGA
- a CDS encoding glycosyltransferase family 2 protein: MSNTALPLISVVVPVYNVKPYVAKCLDSILRQTYTNIEIIVVDDGSTDGSELICDDYSNKDPRITVIHQRNTGLAAARNTGIDAAHGEYLGFVDSDDFIEPFMYEKLLNAAQKNNCVLAVCGINYVFDNGTVIPKANIEPDQVFDFPDAITEMNTYRLFDMGAWSKLYKSELFDGIRFPVGKLSEDFFIMFKIFDRAQKVAFVSDACYNYYQRTNSITKSKKINHDFLEAAYKQMRYIDRNYPSLSVIGHTAYASAALTVYDSYLKNQVPCPEAFRKQCVSIIQNQKQYIAQANYISKAKRIQFHLFLINATLYKVIFMTYKIRNKI; encoded by the coding sequence ATGAGTAATACAGCACTTCCCCTTATCAGTGTTGTTGTGCCTGTTTATAACGTAAAGCCCTATGTTGCTAAATGTCTAGATAGTATTTTGCGACAGACATACACCAACATCGAAATAATTGTCGTCGATGATGGGTCAACCGATGGATCTGAACTCATTTGCGATGATTACTCCAATAAAGACCCACGAATCACGGTAATTCATCAGAGGAATACCGGTCTTGCAGCAGCGCGCAATACCGGTATTGATGCAGCACATGGTGAATACCTAGGCTTTGTGGATAGCGATGACTTCATTGAGCCATTCATGTATGAGAAATTGCTTAATGCAGCCCAAAAGAATAACTGCGTTCTTGCTGTATGCGGTATTAATTATGTATTCGATAACGGTACAGTCATTCCAAAGGCAAATATCGAGCCTGATCAAGTATTTGACTTTCCCGATGCAATCACAGAGATGAACACTTATCGACTGTTCGATATGGGTGCATGGAGCAAGCTCTACAAATCTGAGCTTTTCGATGGCATACGCTTCCCCGTTGGCAAGCTTAGCGAAGATTTCTTTATCATGTTCAAAATCTTTGATCGTGCCCAAAAGGTAGCCTTCGTGTCAGACGCTTGTTACAACTACTACCAGCGGACAAACAGTATTACTAAAAGTAAGAAAATCAATCATGATTTCCTTGAAGCTGCATATAAGCAAATGCGTTATATAGATCGAAACTATCCGTCCTTATCTGTAATTGGACATACTGCATATGCATCTGCAGCGCTGACCGTTTATGACTCATACTTGAAGAATCAAGTACCTTGTCCGGAAGCATTTCGTAAGCAATGTGTTTCCATCATTCAAAACCAAAAACAGTACATTGCACAGGCAAACTACATATCAAAAGCAAAACGTATCCAATTCCATTTATTTTTGATAAATGCAACGTTATATAAAGTCATATTTATGACTTATAAAATACGCAATAAAATCTGA
- a CDS encoding ComF family protein, translated as MLGLILPRGCAGCDKPDEILCSDCQSLFRRHTVLPLNGAPSGASDGTPGAVTAPNALNGIPSAAIQQSACAMIYVAGTYQGHVRRAILSWKDHGDTECDKAFSQICRQLVAGSGIIETLQTKPQTLSQPMPQTEHQTGSQTQILVVPAPSSPKSMRTRGRRHLWPLAKATAAELAAAGVEACAVNALRTRHVQGKAVETHSALGRAARLDGQLEVNDPGLIAGKKVLILDDIVTTGTTMRRCAEAIRGARGSVVGGLALAAVPPPAER; from the coding sequence ATGCTGGGGCTCATCCTGCCCAGAGGATGCGCAGGCTGCGACAAGCCGGACGAAATATTATGCAGCGACTGCCAGTCGCTATTCCGCAGACATACGGTCTTGCCACTCAACGGCGCACCAAGCGGCGCATCAGACGGCACGCCGGGCGCAGTCACCGCGCCAAACGCACTGAACGGCATACCATCGGCGGCAATCCAACAATCGGCCTGCGCGATGATATACGTGGCAGGCACCTACCAAGGCCACGTACGCCGGGCAATCCTCTCATGGAAAGACCACGGCGACACGGAATGCGACAAGGCATTCAGTCAAATATGCCGGCAACTGGTAGCCGGCAGCGGCATCATCGAAACACTACAGACCAAGCCACAGACTCTGTCGCAGCCCATGCCACAGACGGAACACCAAACAGGCAGTCAAACACAAATACTGGTCGTACCAGCACCATCATCACCCAAATCCATGCGCACACGCGGGCGCAGACACCTCTGGCCGCTCGCGAAAGCCACAGCCGCAGAACTGGCAGCCGCCGGAGTGGAAGCCTGTGCCGTGAACGCGCTACGAACACGGCACGTACAAGGCAAAGCCGTGGAAACCCACAGCGCACTCGGCAGGGCAGCCCGACTCGACGGGCAGTTGGAGGTGAACGACCCGGGGCTTATAGCGGGCAAGAAGGTGCTGATCCTGGACGACATTGTGACCACAGGGACAACCATGCGCCGGTGCGCCGAAGCGATACGTGGGGCGCGGGGGAGCGTGGTGGGAGGATTGGCGCTCGCCGCCGTCCCACCGCCTGCTGAACGGTGA
- a CDS encoding metallopeptidase family protein: MVEAPWNTRVYRNRHGRGTRTPMFGVRLPRYRTRSGMFDDLLAAHIRRLNNAWPELIRPIQFAVEDVPPSDPVPWELEPNVMSRLFPAAHGMPARIVLYRMPLQSRARNRDDLQWAIRDELVVRVAELYGRRPEEIDPDYQW; this comes from the coding sequence ATGGTTGAAGCTCCATGGAATACTCGCGTTTACCGTAATCGCCACGGCAGAGGCACCCGCACTCCCATGTTCGGCGTGCGCCTGCCCAGGTACCGCACCCGTTCGGGCATGTTCGACGATCTGCTCGCGGCGCATATCCGCAGATTGAATAACGCATGGCCCGAACTGATCCGCCCGATCCAGTTCGCCGTGGAGGACGTGCCGCCTTCCGACCCGGTGCCCTGGGAGTTGGAGCCCAATGTGATGTCGCGTCTGTTCCCCGCCGCGCATGGCATGCCGGCGCGCATTGTGCTCTACCGTATGCCGTTGCAGAGCAGGGCACGCAACCGGGACGACCTGCAATGGGCGATCCGCGACGAGCTGGTGGTGCGTGTGGCCGAACTCTACGGGCGCAGACCGGAGGAGATCGACCCCGACTACCAGTGGTGA
- a CDS encoding HAD-IIB family hydrolase, with protein sequence MIQRWDRLDYDALAGSARIIGFDLDNTLANSRKPMLPSVAGRFSELTNHIDVAVITGGRWELVVSQIIDVLTPQACKSNMHLMPTSGTRYYRWLNGEWARVFSHDLTADQCARASASLERRAREMGLWPGHVWGERIENRGSQITLSVLGQQAPLEAKQAFDPDGSLKRRLAEAVAADLPDLKVHAGGYTSIDVSQQGIDKGFAVRELARLNDFPVERMIFVGDRMNEDGNDYPAVQAGAMGVAVNNPDDTVKFIDAMLERIA encoded by the coding sequence ATGATCCAACGATGGGACCGTTTGGACTACGACGCCCTTGCCGGCAGCGCACGCATCATCGGATTCGATCTTGACAACACCCTCGCCAACTCCCGCAAGCCCATGCTCCCCAGTGTGGCGGGGCGTTTCAGCGAACTCACCAACCACATCGACGTGGCGGTGATCACCGGAGGGCGTTGGGAGCTGGTCGTCAGCCAGATCATCGACGTGCTCACCCCGCAGGCATGCAAGAGCAACATGCATCTCATGCCCACCAGCGGCACCCGCTACTACCGTTGGCTGAACGGCGAATGGGCGCGCGTGTTCAGCCATGATCTGACTGCGGACCAGTGCGCACGAGCTTCGGCGAGTCTGGAGCGCCGCGCCCGCGAAATGGGCCTGTGGCCAGGCCATGTATGGGGTGAGCGCATCGAGAACAGGGGATCGCAGATCACATTGTCGGTGCTCGGCCAGCAGGCCCCGTTGGAGGCGAAACAGGCGTTCGACCCGGATGGTTCGTTGAAACGCCGCCTGGCCGAAGCGGTGGCCGCTGACCTGCCGGATTTGAAAGTGCACGCCGGAGGCTACACCAGTATCGACGTTTCGCAGCAGGGCATCGACAAAGGATTCGCGGTGCGCGAACTCGCCAGACTGAACGACTTCCCGGTGGAACGGATGATATTCGTAGGCGACCGCATGAACGAGGACGGCAACGACTACCCGGCCGTACAGGCAGGCGCCATGGGAGTTGCGGTGAACAACCCAGACGACACGGTGAAGTTCATCGACGCGATGCTGGAGCGTATTGCGTGA
- a CDS encoding O-antigen ligase family protein produces MSTISRFHITQEKLCMILFAFILLSRASITTEFNYVPLNTTAVQTFYSLSMLGLYVSKKISTKKIGTMHWSTALSALLIIYIILFGAIFVNPPLAQYTNGILLRQMLFLMIVFSTVSVTVAYRLFDKMLLTAFYTFSFILFFQFATHITDLGLLNPLTVFSDSSRVRADYGFSHYNALGAFCACHIIIWMILKARHLIPFKHNILNVIVLLISVLMLLGSASRNAISSLIVYAICYGFMSLKETPNRRYFKLLLECLLLLFLFVFFVAGASNIPLTDLLNQSNRETLFEVALPTFFSSTRTMIGLGLASSEIYGMNLTPYPTYWLDNSYVYVLVTTGFIGIILYILMILVLFIGLRHVQLRAMRKHTISLTIMCLYSALFETTLFWAGVMQNYVYLLILLVAISGYFNNQYSNIFSKSIKETI; encoded by the coding sequence ATGTCAACGATATCTAGATTCCATATCACGCAAGAAAAGCTATGCATGATATTATTTGCATTTATATTACTTAGCCGAGCCTCCATTACCACTGAATTCAATTACGTTCCTCTTAATACTACTGCGGTACAGACTTTTTATTCTTTATCTATGTTAGGTCTTTATGTCAGTAAAAAAATAAGTACTAAAAAAATCGGCACTATGCATTGGTCAACGGCATTATCTGCCTTGCTGATTATTTATATAATATTATTCGGTGCTATTTTTGTTAATCCACCGTTAGCGCAATACACGAACGGTATCTTACTCAGGCAAATGCTCTTTCTTATGATCGTGTTTTCAACGGTCTCTGTAACAGTGGCATATCGACTATTCGATAAAATGTTGCTTACAGCATTTTATACATTTTCTTTTATTTTATTTTTCCAGTTTGCTACTCATATAACTGATCTCGGTTTACTTAATCCTTTGACAGTATTCAGTGATTCGAGTCGAGTAAGAGCAGATTATGGTTTTAGCCATTACAATGCTCTAGGAGCATTTTGCGCATGCCATATTATCATTTGGATGATTCTCAAAGCTCGACATCTCATTCCTTTTAAGCATAATATCCTGAATGTGATTGTACTTCTTATAAGTGTTCTCATGCTGTTGGGAAGCGCCTCTCGTAATGCGATTTCAAGTTTGATCGTGTACGCAATCTGCTATGGGTTCATGTCGCTGAAAGAAACACCCAATAGACGTTATTTTAAATTACTTCTTGAATGTCTTCTATTACTTTTCTTGTTTGTTTTCTTTGTGGCAGGAGCTTCCAATATTCCATTAACAGATTTGTTGAATCAATCCAACAGAGAAACATTGTTTGAGGTAGCATTACCAACGTTCTTCTCAAGCACACGTACGATGATAGGACTCGGATTAGCTTCCAGTGAAATTTATGGCATGAACCTAACCCCGTACCCAACATATTGGCTTGACAACAGCTATGTTTATGTACTTGTTACTACTGGTTTTATTGGAATTATTCTATACATTTTAATGATATTGGTCCTATTTATTGGACTAAGACATGTTCAATTGCGTGCAATGCGAAAGCATACAATTTCATTAACAATCATGTGCCTATACTCAGCCCTATTTGAAACAACTTTATTCTGGGCTGGAGTCATGCAAAATTATGTTTATCTTCTCATTCTTCTCGTGGCTATTAGCGGATATTTCAATAATCAATATTCGAATATTTTTTCAAAATCAATTAAGGAGACAATATGA